A single Brassica rapa cultivar Chiifu-401-42 chromosome A04, CAAS_Brap_v3.01, whole genome shotgun sequence DNA region contains:
- the LOC103865014 gene encoding LOB domain-containing protein 12 — protein MGGPGSSSPCASCKLLRRRCAKDCIFAPYFPPDDPHKFAIVHKVFGASNVSKMLQELPVNQRADAVNSLVFEANARVRDPVYGCVGAISYLQNQVSQLQMQLAVAQAEILCIQMQHEQPLQSHHQVLELDQDEKALLLNNNNINNCNNDNNNLGYAMSSGQFNSNFASPSSIMQMQMQMQDPLKQESLWT, from the exons ATGGGCGGTCCAGGATCATCATCACCATGTGCTTCGTGTAAGCTTCTTCGACGACGCTGTGCAAAAGATTGTATCTTTGCACCTTATTTCCCTCCTGACGATCCTCACAAATTCGCCATTGTTCATAAGGTCTTCGGCGCAAGCAACGTCAGCAAAATGTTGCAG GAACTACCAGTTAATCAAAGAGCTGACGCGGTGAATAGTCTGGTTTTTGAAGCAAACGCACGAGTTAGAGATCCGGTATATGGCTGCGTAGGAGCAATCTCCTACTTACAAAACCAAGTCTCACAGCTTCAAATGCAACTAGCAGTGGCTCAAGCCGAGATTCTCTGTATCCAGATGCAACACGAGCAACCTTTACAATCTCATCATCAAGTACTTGAACTAGACCAAGACGAAAAAGCTCTCTTGCTAAacaacaataatatcaataacTGCAACAACGACAATAACAACTTGGGTTATGCCATGTCTTCTGGGCAGTTTAACTCTAACTTTGCTTCTCCAAGTAGTATAATGCAGATGCAGATGCAAATGCAAGACCCTCTTAAGCAAGAATCTCTATGGACTTGA
- the LOC103865377 gene encoding zinc finger BED domain-containing protein DAYSLEEPER, whose product MLERAIRYRRAFAKLETFDKKGYKMAPTAEEWTRAENICNFLGPFAVITTLMSGSNYPTSNLYFYQVFQIHNWLRINEGSEDEIVRYMVPPMKEKFDKYWDEVSGLFAMAAVFDPRFKLSIVECCLEKLDMSTRDAKLKNLREKLSILFESYDKKSKNSSPSTEPRETVSQKASGAGTMGLFENYGDFFAFRKVSGVATGKTPLEAYLDEPPLDITNFQSLDILDWRKDNAHRYGDLPAMACDLLSIPITTVASESSFSIGSRVLNKYRSRLLPKNVQALICTRNWIKGYESYAHDEEIDGDGEEEKVPSFQSIVNGEDEDEEA is encoded by the exons ATGCTTGAAAGAGCCATCAGGTACCGTCGAGCCTTTGCCAAGTTGGAGACATTTGATAAGAAGGGTTATAAAATGGCTCCCACTGCTGAGGAATGGACAAGAGCTGAGAATATCTGCAATTTCTTGGGTCCGTTTGCTGTAATCACGACCTTGATGTCTGGTTCGAACTATCCTACTTCAAACTTGTATTTCTATCAGGTTTTCCAGATCCATAATTGGCTTCGGATCAATGAGGGAAGCGAAGATGAGATTGTGAGATACATGGTGCCACCGATGAAAGAGAAGTTCGATAAATATTGGGATGAAGTCAGTGGTCTTTTTGCAATGGCAGCAGTCTTCGATCCAAGGTTTAAGCTTTCCATTGTCGAATGCTGTTTGGAAAAGCTTGACATGAGTACACGTGATGCAAAGCTAAAGAACTTGCGTGAGAAGCTTAGTATTTTGTTTGAGTCGTATGACAAAAAATCCAAGAATAGCTCACCGTCTACAGAGCCACGAGAGACTGTTTCACAAAAAGCTTCTGGAGCAGGGACAATGGGACTGTTTGAGAACTACGGT GATTTCTTTGCATTTCGCAAAGTCAGTGGGGTTGCGACTGGAAAAACACCTCTAGAAGCTTATCTTGATGAACCACCTCTGGACATTACTAATTTTCAGAGCTTGGACATCCTCGATTGGCGGAAGGATAATGCCCATCGGTATGGGGATTTGCCTGCAATGGCATGTGACCTGCTAAGTATTCCAATCACAACAGTGGCTTCAGAGTCCTCTTTTAGCATTGGATCTAGAGTTCTTAACAAATACAGGAGCCGTCTTCTCCCAAAAAATGTGCAAGCTTTGATATGCACTAGAAATTGGATCAAGGGATACGAATCTTATGCACATG ATGAAGAAATCGATGGTGATGGTGAAGAAGAGAAAGTGCCATCATTTCAGTCCATTGTCAAtggggaagatgaagatgaggaagcttga